GGCTTCTTGAAATATAATTCAATATAATAATGTGTCCCTGGTATCATTAAACAAGGCCTCAACAAAAACCCATCAGTATGTACAGGCAATGATACACAATACCATCATTTCTCCAAAACCTTTTAAGAGATAAAAACACCTTTTACCTTTTCGAAACTGAAAACAGATCCTGGTCTCTTCTTTATCACAGCAGGTCTGACATGATGCACCCTGTTACAGCACCAGCTTAAGTTTGCACATTGCTTTACTTAGTATCACCAATAATCTCTGCAAGAGCATTGTCCTTGTTGGAAATGATGGAACCGATTTGCATCCCTCACAATAATTTGTCTTGCAACAATCTTGGAGATAAACTTGGTTGCAGTATGGCATTCAACACACACTCGAAGGTTCTTGACAATTCTAATGGTTGTTCCGGGGGATGTGTTTAGCAAGCCAAATGCGATTGCCAATTTCTCACTATGGTGACAAAGGAATAATTCTTTTTCCTCATCCTCCACATCATTCGCTACATGTCTTGAATCTGGAAGATATCCTTCTGCTTTCAGCTCCTGAGACAATTCCTCCAACTTTTCATAGATTTCCTTTGTTTGTGGATGTGATCTGTCTCCTACCAAAAAAGTATGTACCGTTTTATGGccttcaatccaactacatccaggTACCTTTTTAATATCTCTATCTTTCATCAACCTCCTTACCATTTGAGCTTCATCCCACCGGCCCACTTCTGCATAGCTGTTTGACAGAAGAACATAAGTTGCAGTATTTCTAGGATCCAGCTCAAAGAGGAGATTTGCTGTAAAAGCTCCTAATGCTATATTCTTATGTGATCTACAGGCGCCAAGCAAAGACATCCACAAGACCACCACAGGTTTAATTGGCATTTTGATAATGAACTTTAGAGTCTCCTCAAGATAGCCAGCACGGCCAAGAAGGTCGACCATGCACACATAATGATCAATAATAGGCGAAATGCAGTAAGAGTCCCTCATGCTGATGAAGTATTTAAATCCCTCATCCAATAAACCTCCATGGCTGCATGCAAATAAGACGCATGCAAAGCTTACATGATCAGGGTATGCTCCTGAGTGCTTCATTGTTTCAAAGAGTTTGAGAGCATCCTTGCAGaagccattttgtgcatatcctgaaaccatggcattccatgagataaCATCTCTATGAGGTGTTTCGTCAAACAGCttgcgtgccttgtctatgcttccacattttgcatacatgtctatcagggcGTTCACAACTACAACATATGACAAAAAGCCGCTTTCAATTACACTTTGATGGATGTTTAAGCCCTGTTCGAGAGCTCCGATCTtagcacaggcagggaggatgcttgcaaaggttgtggAGTCTGGGATGACACCTGCAGattgtatttgcttgaaagtttctaaggcCTTTACAACAAACCCATTTTGTGCATAGCCTGCAATAAGCGCATTCCATGAAACCACATTTTTTTGAGGCATCACTTCAAAAAGCCTTAAAGCTTCATCAAGGacaccattttgtgcatatcctgcgatcatTGCAGTCCACGAAACCACATTTCTGTGAGGCATTTCTTTGAAAAGCCTCAAAGCCTTGTCAAGATCACcactttgtgcatatcctgcaatcattgcagtccatgaaacCACATTTTTTTGtggtattttgtcaaacaattcgcgtgccttgtgtatgcttccacactttgcatacatgtctaccaaagcatttgaaactacaacatctgacaaaagtcCCCTTTCCATTACGCTCTGATGGATGTCGGTTCCCTGCTCCAAATCTCCCAGTTTAGCACAAGCTGGAAggatgttggcaaaagttgtggagTTTGGTATTACATCTATCAACTTCATTTGCTGAAAAGTTTGCAAGGCTTTATCAAAAATCCCATTTTGTGTATATCCTAAAATCATggaattccatgagaccacatttctttgaggcattttgtcgaACAGTTCACGTGCTTTGTGTATTCTTCCACATTTAGCATACATGTCTAGCAGCGCACTTGCAACGACAACATTTGACAAAAAACCCCTTTCCATTATAGTCTGATGGatatccataccctgttccaaagctctaaTTTTGGCACAGGCTGAGAGTATTGTGGCAAAGGTGAACTGATCGGCTTGCACACCTGTTCGGTGCATTTGGTAAAACAGTGTCAATGCCTCGTGAGGATACCCATGTCTTCTGTAAGCTGCAATTATAGTATTCCAGGAGCAGACGTCTAGTTCTGTCATTTCGTCAAACGCATTACGTGCATCTACTAGTCTCCCGCAATTGACATACATGTTGATAAgattgttttgaaattttgtctCTGTAGCAAATGCAAAACCCCTTTGAATGATGAAAGAGTGGATTTGTTTACCTTGTGAAATTGCATTCTTCGCAATGCAGGTTTGCAATAATTGACTATACGTAGAAGAGTCTAGTGGGAAGCCGTGTGTCGTAAGCAAAGTCTGTAGAGTTTCCTTCAACCAACCCTCTCTGCATAATGGAGATAGATTGAAATTTAGATTGAGATGGGCATGGGATGGCATTGGCATAGCTTTAGCGTTAGCATTGTCTAAGTATAATTAAGAGCTGGAAATATCCATTGTTTATTCAATCTACTTTTGCATCATTGACAGAGAAAGTGTGAAACACTCCTCATAAATGACACTTATTTCTGTGAACTAAAATTATCGGCAATGATATTGCCAGTGGTTATCTCAATCCGATTGAGTATTCCATTTCCAGCAGTGAACTTCACTCCGTGAAATCACCAATTTCTAATCTGATAGTCGAATCGGATAATTTT
The nucleotide sequence above comes from Cryptomeria japonica chromosome 11, Sugi_1.0, whole genome shotgun sequence. Encoded proteins:
- the LOC131071108 gene encoding pentatricopeptide repeat-containing protein At5g48910, coding for MPMPSHAHLNLNFNLSPLCREGWLKETLQTLLTTHGFPLDSSTYSQLLQTCIAKNAISQGKQIHSFIIQRGFAFATETKFQNNLINMYVNCGRLVDARNAFDEMTELDVCSWNTIIAAYRRHGYPHEALTLFYQMHRTGVQADQFTFATILSACAKIRALEQGMDIHQTIMERGFLSNVVVASALLDMYAKCGRIHKARELFDKMPQRNVVSWNSMILGYTQNGIFDKALQTFQQMKLIDVIPNSTTFANILPACAKLGDLEQGTDIHQSVMERGLLSDVVVSNALVDMYAKCGSIHKARELFDKIPQKNVVSWTAMIAGYAQSGDLDKALRLFKEMPHRNVVSWTAMIAGYAQNGVLDEALRLFEVMPQKNVVSWNALIAGYAQNGFVVKALETFKQIQSAGVIPDSTTFASILPACAKIGALEQGLNIHQSVIESGFLSYVVVVNALIDMYAKCGSIDKARKLFDETPHRDVISWNAMVSGYAQNGFCKDALKLFETMKHSGAYPDHVSFACVLFACSHGGLLDEGFKYFISMRDSYCISPIIDHYVCMVDLLGRAGYLEETLKFIIKMPIKPVVVLWMSLLGACRSHKNIALGAFTANLLFELDPRNTATYVLLSNSYAEVGRWDEAQMVRRLMKDRDIKKVPGCSWIEGHKTVHTFLVGDRSHPQTKEIYEKLEELSQELKAEGYLPDSRHVANDVEDEEKELFLCHHSEKLAIAFGLLNTSPGTTIRIVKNLRVCVECHTATKFISKIVARQIIVRDANRFHHFQQGQCSCRDYW